A stretch of DNA from Catenulispora acidiphila DSM 44928:
GGTGGCGGTCGCCGGACTCACCGTCATCGACATGGTCAAGGCCGTCGACCCGGCCGCGGTGCTGACCCGGGTGCAGGTCGAGGCGAAATCCGGCGGTGTGTCAGGAGACTGGTCGCGCGAGGGGTAGAACCCTCACTCGATAACTCTTGCGACTTGAAGGTCTCAGTGTCATGGTGCCCCGAACGCGGGCTGTGAGCCTCCTCACAGCTCAAGTTCGCAGGCCGATCAGACATCTCCCCGAGATCTCAAGGACGCGCCATGACCGATACGAGCACAGCGGCCGCACCTCCGCCTGAGAACGACACGGGGCGCCTCGACGGTGCCTCCCGTGCGCGCATCTTCTCCGTCATCGTGGTCGTCGTGCTCTTCGCCGAGGTCGCGCCCTTGCAGTACACGATGGTCTCGCCGGCGGCGCAGCTGATCGGGCGCAGCTTCCCCGGCGTGGGCAGCAACATCGCGTGGATGACGATCATCTTCGGGCTGGTCGGCGGGGCGGCGACGCCGATCCTGGGCAAGCTGTCCGACTTGTACGGCAAGCGGAACATGCTGCTGGCGGTCGGGATCTCCTTCTTGATCGGGTCGCTGATCTGCGCCACCACCAGCAACTGGACCATGTTCCTGATCGGGCGGGCGTTCCAGGCGGTCGCCATCGCGGCGGCCACCGTCGCCTACGGGCTGATCAGGGACCTGATCCCGCGCAAGTACGTGCCGCTGGCGATCGGGCTGGTGTCCACCGGGCTCGGGGTGTCCGGGGTCGGCGGGATCATGCTCTCCGGCGTGCTGACAGACACCGCCGGCTGGAGTTACAAGGCGCTGTTCTGGTTCCTGGTGATCTACACGCTCGTCACGCTGCCGCTGCTGTTCCTGGTGTGCCCGGAGACCAAGTTCCGCGCCCGCCAGAAGCTGGACCCGTTCGGCGCCCTGCTGCTGGCCGGCGGCGTCGGGTTCGCGCTGCTGTACGTGTCCAACGGCGCGAACGTCGGGTGGTCCGACCCGCTCTACCTGGGCTACCTGCTCCTCGGCGTGGTGCTCATGGCGGGGTTCGTCCTCCTGGAACGGAGGGTCAGCCAACCGATCATCGACCTGCGGCTGCTGTTCTCGCCGAAGGTCTCGGTGGTGCTGTTCATCGCCTTCTTCGCCGCGATCGTGGTCGGCATCCAGGCTTTTTCCATTCCCTACATGGTGTCCACGCCAAGTCACGACGGCCTCATCGCGATGACCCAGCAGGGCGCCGCGGCGCGCTTCAAGGGACTGGTGCAGCCGAACCAGATCCCGGTGAAGGTGCTCGGCGACATCGGGTACGGGCTCGGGTTCACGTTGTTGGGCCTGGCGTTCCACGTCCAGGTGTGGGGCTCGTCGGTGTCGATGTTCTCCGGGGCGGCGTCCGGGCAGTTGTCAGGCAAGATCGGCGCACGTAAGCCGTTGCTGATCGGGATGCTCACGTTCGCCGCCACCAGCGGTATATACGCCGCCGCGCATCACGGCGCACTGACGCTGGCACTGGTCGGCATCGTCTTCGGTGTCGGATTCGGCGCGTACTACGCGACGACACCGAACCTGCTCGTGGAAGCCTCTCCACCGGAGCAACAGGGAATCACAGCGGGCATGCTCGGAGTGTCCAACTCCATAGGCACTGCTGTGGGAACCGCTATAGCGGCGGCCTTCCAGGCGGCGCACCCTGTGAGGCTGATTGTGGCCGGACAGACCGTTCTCGCAGGTACTCCCGATCCGAAGACCGGAGTAACGGAGCGCGCGGGAGTCTTCACCGACACTGCCTATACGCAGATCTTCATAGCGTGTGCGATAGCCGGCTTCATCGCGCTGGCAGCTACGTTCTTCATGCGGTCTGGACGAACAGCTTCTACAGGTGGTCTCGGCTACCTGACCGACCCGGCGCCTGCGAAAGAGACCGCGCCTGCTTAAGGCACATTGAGGCGCACAGAGAGCCTTAGACAGGCGCCGCCACCACGATGGGCTCGCACCGAGCGTTCAGACACAGTCCAGTGGTGAGTGAGAAGTCAAAGTTGTGCGCCAAGCAGCGCAGAACAAGACCTTCCGGCGCCTCGTCTATCACCGCACCCTCTGCGAGGTCTTCGCCGGAGTGGGGACAGTAGCGCGTCACCTCGAAGGTCCGGTCGCCGGACGTCAGGGTGACGGTGGAGTCCGGGTCGCGTTTGTCGTAGTCCTCTATAGCCTGCAACGCATCCGCGTCCGCGTGCATAAGGAGACCGAACAAGTAAGAGCCGTCGGCTTCCGGAGCGTGCTCCACATGGATGCGTCGCGACAGGAGTAGATCCTCCCAGCGGATCTCTCCACCGAGAACAGCTTCCAACCACCGAGCTTCCACCCTGAACGTGTACTGCGCAGTCTCATCAGTGGTGCCGAGGTGTACGTCCCACACCCCGCCGTCAGCACCCGCGACCTTGAACCGGACCGTCATGGCGATCCGCTCCAAGAAGTACGGACTCATCCGTCCAAGGCGCACAAAGTGCTCCGCGAACCGATCTTCCAGTCCTGAACCCGCATCAGGATCGGGATACGCCTCCCAGACATCGGCGATCTCCTGCGCACGCGAGGCTGCGTAGGTCTCCAGGTGATTCGCAACAGCGACGGAGTCGCTATAAGCGAACCCCTCCCAGTGCGGATCTCTTACGCACTCATAGCTCGTCGGTGTTATACGAACGCTGTCCCCAGGGAGCAGCGTCAACGTCTCTGCGGGGAGTTCGCCAGGCGCGACAACGGCGTTGTGCTCCATAAGCTCCGGATCCAGGAAGCATCCCGGTCCGCCATACGGCATCACCAAGCGCGGCTTCACAGCGCGCACCAACCGCTTCACCGCTCTGAACCGCTCCTCGGAAGCGTCCAGCGCCAGCAGATCCAGCGGTCCGCCGACCTCGATCATCGCCCGCCGCGTCTGCGACAAAGACAGCCGGGCGTCATTGCAGTGCAGGACCGAAACCCCATCGGCGACGACGAGGAACGCCGCCCGATGCGCCATCGGCGACTGCTCGGGAACGACCGTCAGCCAGTCGCCGCGATCGGTGAGCGGCACACGCTGCCAGCCTTCGACCTCGACGATGTTCTTCACTCCGGCCGCGCTCAACCGGTCATGGAGAACAGACGAGGGATAGGCGGGGATGACCACCCGGACGCTCTCATCGAGCCCGGACAGGAACTCCACATCCATGTGGTCCGCCTGCGCGCTCGACACCGCGACCCATTCGGCCTCCAGCAGCCTGGGAACCGCGCGCAGATGGCTATTGTCCGGGAACGGAAACCGCGACCCGAGGAACGCTCCGCCCGGTGACACCCACGGATCGCACAACAGCCGCAGATCCGGTGTCTCGACGCGCAATCCGGCGTGTCCTGTCGAACTCATGAGTGGACCGCGCACCGGCTCATCCTGCCGCACAAACACGGCCGGGGTCGACCTCGCAGTGAGGTGACCCCGGCTGACCTGCGTCGTTGAGGAGCGAGGTATGTCAGATGACTGCTTCGAAGGCCTTCGCCATCACCGTGTAACCCGCGTCGTTCGCGTGGATGTTGGGCCCGACCGGCGCCGGCGCGCACATCCACGTCCACTGGCAGATGCGCGCCACGTTCAGCGGCACGGTGACGCCGGGCTGCAGCGTCACCTGGTGGACGAAGTCGTTGCTGGAGAAGGCCGCGCTGACGTCGGCGACGCGCACCCCGTTCAGCGGGTACTCGATCGCGAACACCGCGTTGAACAGGTTCAGGAACGCCGCGGACAGCTTGGCGTTGCTCTGGCCCGCGGACCCGGTGAGCCACGAGGCCAGGAACGGGTTGTAGTACGTCGACCCGACGAACTCCGTCTTGTGCCCCGCCGCCGCGCGCAGTGTCCTGAGGATCACCGGCAGGTCCTGCGAGGTCTGCTGGATCCCGGTCAGGCCGCACTGGATGTCCAGGCCGGTGGCGCTGGCGCAGCCGTCGACGTCGTTCGCGCCGATGTCCAGGGTCACCAGGACCCGGTCGCCCTTGTGCGCCTTCAGGAACGAGGCGGCGGCGTCGAGCTGGTTCTTGTACGGCTCCGGGTAGGGGCAGCCGCCGTGGATCATCGAGCCCGTGGTCTCGCCGGGGCACGCCAGGTTCACGTACTTGCCGCCCTGGAGCTTGAGCGAGGCGGCGATGTCGTCGGCGTAGCCGTGGCCGCTGATGTAGCCCTGGCCGGTCACCGCGTTCGGCTGCCAGCCGGCGCCGAGCGAGTCGCCGAGGGCGAGGTAGTAGTCGTACGGCTGGTGCTTCCAGCCGTCGGACGCGCTCGCCGGGCCGGCGCTCACCGCCAGGCCGCACAGCGCGGCGGCCGCGAGCGCGGCGGCCTTGC
This window harbors:
- a CDS encoding MFS transporter; this translates as MTDTSTAAAPPPENDTGRLDGASRARIFSVIVVVVLFAEVAPLQYTMVSPAAQLIGRSFPGVGSNIAWMTIIFGLVGGAATPILGKLSDLYGKRNMLLAVGISFLIGSLICATTSNWTMFLIGRAFQAVAIAAATVAYGLIRDLIPRKYVPLAIGLVSTGLGVSGVGGIMLSGVLTDTAGWSYKALFWFLVIYTLVTLPLLFLVCPETKFRARQKLDPFGALLLAGGVGFALLYVSNGANVGWSDPLYLGYLLLGVVLMAGFVLLERRVSQPIIDLRLLFSPKVSVVLFIAFFAAIVVGIQAFSIPYMVSTPSHDGLIAMTQQGAAARFKGLVQPNQIPVKVLGDIGYGLGFTLLGLAFHVQVWGSSVSMFSGAASGQLSGKIGARKPLLIGMLTFAATSGIYAAAHHGALTLALVGIVFGVGFGAYYATTPNLLVEASPPEQQGITAGMLGVSNSIGTAVGTAIAAAFQAAHPVRLIVAGQTVLAGTPDPKTGVTERAGVFTDTAYTQIFIACAIAGFIALAATFFMRSGRTASTGGLGYLTDPAPAKETAPA
- a CDS encoding MBL fold metallo-hydrolase — protein: MSSTGHAGLRVETPDLRLLCDPWVSPGGAFLGSRFPFPDNSHLRAVPRLLEAEWVAVSSAQADHMDVEFLSGLDESVRVVIPAYPSSVLHDRLSAAGVKNIVEVEGWQRVPLTDRGDWLTVVPEQSPMAHRAAFLVVADGVSVLHCNDARLSLSQTRRAMIEVGGPLDLLALDASEERFRAVKRLVRAVKPRLVMPYGGPGCFLDPELMEHNAVVAPGELPAETLTLLPGDSVRITPTSYECVRDPHWEGFAYSDSVAVANHLETYAASRAQEIADVWEAYPDPDAGSGLEDRFAEHFVRLGRMSPYFLERIAMTVRFKVAGADGGVWDVHLGTTDETAQYTFRVEARWLEAVLGGEIRWEDLLLSRRIHVEHAPEADGSYLFGLLMHADADALQAIEDYDKRDPDSTVTLTSGDRTFEVTRYCPHSGEDLAEGAVIDEAPEGLVLRCLAHNFDFSLTTGLCLNARCEPIVVAAPV
- a CDS encoding SGNH/GDSL hydrolase family protein, translating into MHVPKLGLRKAAALAAAALCGLAVSAGPASASDGWKHQPYDYYLALGDSLGAGWQPNAVTGQGYISGHGYADDIAASLKLQGGKYVNLACPGETTGSMIHGGCPYPEPYKNQLDAAASFLKAHKGDRVLVTLDIGANDVDGCASATGLDIQCGLTGIQQTSQDLPVILRTLRAAAGHKTEFVGSTYYNPFLASWLTGSAGQSNAKLSAAFLNLFNAVFAIEYPLNGVRVADVSAAFSSNDFVHQVTLQPGVTVPLNVARICQWTWMCAPAPVGPNIHANDAGYTVMAKAFEAVI